The following are encoded in a window of Heteronotia binoei isolate CCM8104 ecotype False Entrance Well chromosome 9, APGP_CSIRO_Hbin_v1, whole genome shotgun sequence genomic DNA:
- the DCTD gene encoding deoxycytidylate deaminase — translation MSGGDHSRASHPNGYCCEMPCKKRDDYLEWPEYFMAVAFLSAQRSKDPSSQVGACIVNSENKIVGIGYNGMPNGCSDDLLPWSRTADSKLDTKYPYVCHAELNAIMNKNSADVKGCSMYVALFPCNECAKLIIQAGIKEVIFMSDKYHDTPEMTAARRLFDFAGIIYRKFKPKCSKIVIDFDSINSRSSQKPL, via the exons GTACTGCTGTGAAATGCCCTGTAAGAAACGTGATGACTATTTGGAATGGCCCGAATATTTCATGGCTGTAGCTTTCTTGTCAGCACAAAGAAGCAAGGATCCAAGTTCACAG GTTGGTGCTTGCATTGTGAATTCAGAAAACAAGATAGTCGGGATTGGATACAACGGAATGCCCAATGGATGCAGTGATGACTTGCTGCCTTGGTCGAGAACAGCAGATAGTAAACTTGACACGAAATATCCCTATG TGTGTCATGCTGAACTGAACGCCATAATGAACAAGAACTCTGCGGACGTGAAAGGCTGCAGCATGTATGTTGCCTTGTTCCCGTGTAATGAATGTGCCAAGCTCATCATCCAGGCAG GTATAAAAGAAGTTATCTTTATGTCAGACAAATATCATGACACTCCTGAGATGACAGCCGCACGGCGTTTATTTGATTTTGCTGGAATTATATACAG gaAATTCAAACCAAAGTGCAGTAAGATAGTCATTGATTTTGATTCAATTAACAGCAGATCAAGTCAAAAGCCTCTGTGA